In Hyalangium gracile, the genomic stretch GGCCTGGACCCAGGCGCGCCAGCACGGCGCCTGGGAGCCCAAGAGCGCCTTCCGCGACAGCGCCCTGCGGCTGGCCGAGTCCACCGGCGCCGTCAGCGCCGAGCCCTGGCTGCTGGAGCACGGCTATCTGCGCTGGCAGCCCCCGGGTGGAGTGCCCCGGCCCACCACCCTGTCACCCCCGATATAAGGAGGCGCGAGCCTCCCGCGAGGGCCACAGCTCGGGCGGAGCCACCGGCTCGGGCTCCGGCTCGCGGGCGCCAATGCGCACCCGGCGCACGAAGGCCCCCAGCGGCTCGTAGAGCCAGCCACACATCCACCAGAAGGGCGCGTAGTCCAGGCGGATCAGCCCGTGCACGCTCCACGGCGAGCCCGAGTAGTCCCACGGGCAGCGGCCAATGAGCGCCACCAGCAGCGCACCCGTCACGTACTCCACAGTGAAGCACAGGGCCATGCCCACCAGGGCGCGCGTGGCCCGGCTCACCCCGAGGCGCTGCAGCATCAACGAGAGCTGCTCGCCCAGCAGCAGCCCCGCGCCCCAGATGGGGTGCATCCACAGGTACGAGTACCCCTTGAGCCGCAAGTCGCCCGCGCCCGTGGCGAGGTCCATCACCGCGGTGAACAGGCACTCGATGCACCAACCCAACAGGCCGTAGACGGCGAACCGACCCAGCAGTCCCAGTGACTGCTCACCCGGCCCTACCTGAGACATCCCGCCCCGGCTGTCGCCCATCCCCGCCTCCCACGCCAACGCCGGCGTAAAGGACAATGGGTTTCCCCCCCCGCGAGCCGCAAGGCACACACGGGCGTGTTACTTGCGCAAATTCGGAATTCCCGGGCAGACTGTTCACCCTCTGTAATTCCATCCACCCCACCCCTGGAGTCCCCACATGTCTCAGGACACCCCTCGCCCCAAGCGCGGTCTCAAGCGTCCCATCGAAGTGGTCCGCGCCGAGCTGCTCAAGGACGCCGACACCAAGCGCATCGCCAAGGCGGTGGGCATGGAGCTCGAGGCCTACGTGGAGCTGGTGCTCCAGTACGCCCAGGACAAGGACAAGGAGCCGGTGCTCGAGGTGGTGGAGGACGAGGAGCTGCGCGCCAACGGCTTCAACCCTCCGTCCGCCGAGGACGTCGCCAAGTTCATCATCCAGGGCGCCAAGGGTGAGCTGGGCGTCAACCAGGAGTTCGAGAAGTCCGAGTTCGAGACCAGCAAGGGCCCCAAGGGCCCCGCCCTCACCGCCACCCCGACTGGGGAGATCCCCAAGGTGGACCCGTCCCTGGCGGATCAGGTGAAGAAGGGACGTAACTAGTCGGACGCGGCCGGAGGGCTCGGGGGCCGGAAAATGATCGGGAAAATGAACTCGCAGGAAACCTTTTCCCAGACCCCCCGATAACCTCTTTGTACCCTCACTCTTCGAAAGCGAGTCACTGTCATGGGCAAGGTCCTCAAGGGAATTGGCAAGGTTGCTTCCACCGTCGGCAAGATCGCGGGCAAGGTCGCCAACATCGGCGGCAAGGTGCTCAACATCATCAACAAGCCGATGGAGGCCCTCACCTCCCCCATCAAGAAGCTGGCCGGTGGCGTCCTGGACAAGCTCCCGTTCGGCCTGGGCAAGATGATCAAGCCCTTCGCTGACAAGTTCATCGACGGCGCGGCTTCCTTCCTGTCCGGCAACGTCCTGGGCGGCCTGGGCGTGCTCGGCAAGGCGGCCAAGACGGTGGGCGACGTCGTCAACATCGCCGAGAAGGTCAAGGGCGTGGCCGACAAGGTGGGCGCGTTCTCCAACGACGCCGCCACCGGCAACTGGCAGAACATCATCGCCCGCACCCAGGCTCAGTTCGTGGAGTGATGTTCCACGCCTGAAGCTGGCGTACTGACCGAGGGCCGGTCCCCGATGAGGGGGCTGGCCCTTCGTCTTTTCCAGCGGTTGCGCTCACCCTCGAGGGGTTGGAGTCACTGTAGGGAAAAGGAGCAGCAGGAGGCGCGGCTCAGCGCTGCTCGCGGGCGAGGCGATCGGCGTCGCGCAGCAGGCGGCCGAAGGCCTCGTCATCGGCGCTCTCGTAGTAGCCGCGAATCTCGCCCTGGGCGTCCACGAGGACGAAGTGGTTGCCGTGGAAGATGCCCATCACGTCCGCCTCGTCCATGGACTCGCGGCCCATGGCGATCTTGAAGCTGTTGACGACGGTGTCCTTGAGGCGGGCGTAGTCGCCGGTGAGGAAGCTCCAGCGGGCGGCGTTGGCGCCGTGCTTCTGGGCGTACTCGGAGAGGCGCGCCGGCGTGTCGTAGGTGGGGTCCACCGAGAAGGAGACGAGCTGGAGCCCGGGCCCGAACGCCTCTGTCTCCTTCTGCACCCGCGCCATCTTCCGGGTGAAGGCCGGGCAGACGGTGGGGCAGCGGGTGAAGATGAAGTTGGCCACATAGGGGTGGCCGCGCAGCTGCGCCGAGCCGAA encodes the following:
- a CDS encoding SCO family protein, with protein sequence MSADTAAAPPQPSLLRHPALWVGVATLAVGLLALSIGLMRGRSEPLPRLGALPDYSFTRQDGAAFGSAQLRGHPYVANFIFTRCPTVCPAFTRKMARVQKETEAFGPGLQLVSFSVDPTYDTPARLSEYAQKHGANAARWSFLTGDYARLKDTVVNSFKIAMGRESMDEADVMGIFHGNHFVLVDAQGEIRGYYESADDEAFGRLLRDADRLAREQR
- a CDS encoding putative ABC transporter permease, with protein sequence MGDSRGGMSQVGPGEQSLGLLGRFAVYGLLGWCIECLFTAVMDLATGAGDLRLKGYSYLWMHPIWGAGLLLGEQLSLMLQRLGVSRATRALVGMALCFTVEYVTGALLVALIGRCPWDYSGSPWSVHGLIRLDYAPFWWMCGWLYEPLGAFVRRVRIGAREPEPEPVAPPELWPSREARASLYRG